One Cucurbita pepo subsp. pepo cultivar mu-cu-16 chromosome LG07, ASM280686v2, whole genome shotgun sequence genomic region harbors:
- the LOC111798039 gene encoding mitochondrial import inner membrane translocase subunit TIM17-2-like yields MGTPETSREPCPDRILDDIGGAFGMGAVGGSAFHFIKGLYNSPKGSRIIGGSQAVRMNAPRVGGSFAVWGGLFSAFDCTMVYVRQKEDPWNSIIAGAATGGFLQMRQGPASAARSAVFGGVLLALIEGAGIMLNKVLSQQQNMPVATEEPAGMASVPGYPTGQLPGRAPPLSLPQAEMTSISSSSSSSSSDSGNDSWFGGWFGGGKKKESAVSSGGSETTILESFDAPPVPNFEYK; encoded by the coding sequence ATGGGAACGCCGGAAACTTCAAGGGAACCTTGCCCCGACCGCATCCTCGACGACATCGGCGGCGCTTTTGGCATGGGAGCCGTCGGAGGGTCAGCTTTTCACTTCATCAAAGGTCTATACAATTCTCCCAAGGGATCCAGGATTATCGGCGGTTCTCAAGCCGTCCGAATGAATGCGCCACGCGTCGGCGGAAGCTTCGCTGTTTGGGGTGGTTTATTCTCTGCTTTCGATTGTACAATGGTCTATGTCCGCCAGAAGGAGGATCCATGGAACTCGATCATCGCTGGCGCCGCTACCGGCGGTTTTCTTCAGATGCGACAGGGACCTGCATCAGCAGCTCGTTCTGCTGTTTTTGGCGGCGTTTTGTTAGCTTTGATTGAAGGAGCTGGGATTATGCTCAATAAAGTCCTCAGCCAGCAACAGAATATGCCTGTTGCCACTGAGGAGCCTGCTGGTATGGCTAGTGTACCTGGATATCCTACAGGCCAATTACCTGGCCGTGCTCCTCCCCTGTCTCTACCGCAAGCGGAGATGACAagtatttcttcttcttcttcttcgtcttcttcagaTTCTGGTAATGATTCGTGGTTTGGAGGTTGGTTTGGTGGAGGCAAGAAGAAGGAATCTGCAGTGTCGAGTGGAGGAAGCGAGACAACAATTTTGGAAAGCTTTGATGCACCGCCTGTGCCAAATTTTGAGTACAAATAA